A single region of the Rattus rattus isolate New Zealand chromosome 8, Rrattus_CSIRO_v1, whole genome shotgun sequence genome encodes:
- the Sema3f gene encoding semaphorin-3F translates to MCPQSWSLLPGPQAPPTMLVTGFILWASLLTGAWPAAPIQDQLPATPRVRLSFKELKATGTAHFFNFLLNTTDYRILFKDEDHDRMYVGSKDYVLSLDLHDINREPLIIHWAASPQRIEECILSGKDGNGECGNFVRLIQPWNRTHLYVCGTGAYNPMCTYVNRGRRAQAPPWTQMQVVRGRGSRATDGADRPTPTAPRQDYIFYLEPEKLESGKGKCPYDPKLDTASALINEELYAGVYIDFMGTDAAIFRTLGKQTAMRTDQYNSRWLNDPSFIHAELIPDSAERNDDKLYFFFRERSAEAPQNPAVYARIGRICLNDDGGHCCLVNKWSTFLKARLVCSVPGEDGIETHFDELQDVFVQQTQDVRNPVIYAVFTSSGSVFRGSAVCVYSMADIRMVFNGPFAHKEGPNYQWMPFSGKMPYPRPGTCPGGTFTPSMKSTKDYPDEVINFMRTHPLMYQAVYPLQRRPLVVRTGAPYRLTTVAVDQVDAADGRYEVLFLGTDRGTVQKVIVLPKDDQEVEELMLEEVEVFKEPAPVKTMTISSKRQQLYVASAVGVTHLSLHRCQAYGVACADCCLARDPYCAWDGQACSRYTASSKRRSRRQDVRHGNPIRQCRGFNSNANKNAIESVQYGVAGSAAFLECQPRSPQATVKWLFQRDPSDRRREIRAEDRFLRTEQGLLLRALQLGDRGLYSCTATENNFKHVVTRVQLHVLGRDAVHAALFPPLAVSVPPPPGTGPPTPPYQELAQLLAQPEVGLIHQYCQGYWRHVPPNPREAAGALRPPELQDQKKPRNRRHHPPDT, encoded by the exons AT GTGTCCACAGAGCTGGAGCCTGCTTCCTGGGCCCCAGGCCCCTCCCACAATGCTTGTCACTGGCTTCATCCTCTGGGCTTCCCTGCTGACTGGGGCCTGGCCAGCTGCCCCCATCCAGGACCAGCTTCCAGCCACACCCAGAGTCCGACTGTCTTTCAAAG AACTTAAGGCCACAGGTACCGCCCACTTCTTCAACTTTCTGCTCAACACTACAGACTACAGAATCCTGTTCAAGGACGAGGACCATGACCGCATGTACGTGGGCAGCAAGGACTACGTGCTGTCCCTGGACCTGCATGACATCAACCGAGAGCCCCTTATT ATCCACTGGGCAGCCTCCCCACAGCGCATTGAGGAGTGCATATTGTCAGGCAAGGATGGCAAC GGAGAGTGTGGGAACTTCGTCAGACTCATCCAGCCCTGGAACCGGACACACCTGTACGTGTGCGGGACCGGTGCCTACAACCCCATGTGCACCTATGTGAACCGTGGCCGGCGCGCACAG GCCCCACCGTGGACCCAGATGCAGGTGGTCAGAGGCCGAGGCAGCAGGGCCACAGATGGTGCCGACCGCCCGACGCCCACAGCCCCACGCCAG GATTACATCTTCTACCTGGAGCCTGAGAAACTTGAGTCAGGGAAAGGCAAATGCCCATACGACCCCAAGCTGGACACGGCCTCAGCCCTCATCA ATGAGGAGCTCTACGCAGGAGTGTACATCGATTTTATGGGCACTGATGCCGCCATTTTCCGCACGCTTGGAAAGCAGACAGCCATGCGCACAGATCAGTACAACTCCCGGTGGCTCAATG ATCCTTCATTCATACATGCTGAGCTCATCCCTGACAGCGCAGAGCGCAACGACGATAAACTCTACTTCTTCTTCCGAGAGCGCTCTGCAGAGGCTCCGCAGAACCCTGCGGTGTACGCCCGCATCGGGCGCATCTGCCTC aacGATGACGGTGGCCATTGCTGCCTGGTCAACAAGTGGAGCACATTCCTGAAGGCACGGCTCGTCTGCTCTGTGCCAGGCGAGGATGGCATTGAGACCCACTTCGATGAACTCC AGGACGTGTTTGTCCAGCAGACCCAGGACGTCAGGAACCCAGTCATTTATGCTGTCTTCACCTCTTCAGG CTCTGTGTTCCGAGGATCTGCAGTGTGTGTCTACTCTATGGCTGACATCCGCATGGTCTTCAATGGGCCTTTTGCTCACAAGGAGGGCCCCAACTACCAGTGGATGCCTTTCTCAGGAAAGATGCCGTATCCCCGGCCTGGCACA TGCCCTGGTGGAACCTTTACGCCATCGATGAAGTCCACCAAGGACTATCCTGATGAAGTGATCAACTTCATGCGTACTCATCCACTCATGTACCAGGCTGTCTACCCGCTGCAGCGGCGCCCCCTGGTGGTCCGTACAGGCGCTCCCTACCGCCTCACCACTGTCGCTGTGGACCAGGTGGATGCAGCTGATGGACGCTATGAGGTGCTTTTCCTGGGCACAG ACCGCGGGACAGTGCAGAAGGTCATCGTGCTGCCCAAGGATGACCAGGAGGTGGAAGAGCTCATGTTAGAGGAGGTGGAGGTCTTCAAG GAACCAGCACCTGTTAAAACTATGACCATCTCTTCCAAGAGG cAACAACTGTATGTGGCCTCCGCCGTGGGCGTCACACACCTGAGCCTGCACCGCTGTCAGGCCTACGGAGTTGCCTGTGCTGACTGCTGCCTCGCCCGAGATCCCTACTGTGCCTGGGATGGCCAGGCCTGCTCTCGCTACACAGCATCCTCCAAGAG GCGGAGTCGCCGACAAGATGTCCGCCACGGGAACCCCATCAGGCAGTGCCGTGGTTTCAATTCCAATG CAAACAAGAATGCCATAGAGTCCGTGCAGTATGGCGTGGCCGGAAGTGCGGCTTTCCTTGAGTGCCAGCCTCGGTCACCTCAAGCCACTGTTAAGTGGCTTTTCCAGCGAGATCCCAGTGATCGGCGCCGTGAG ATTCGCGCAGAGGACCGCTTCCTGCGCACAGAGCAGGGGCTGTTGCTTCGCGCCCTGCAGCTTGGTGACCGCGGCCTCTACTCCTGCACGGCCACTGAGAACAACTTCAAGCACGTCGTCACGCGGGTACAGCTGCATGTACTGGGCCGGGACGCCGTCCATGCTGCCCTCTTCCCCCCACTGGCTGTGAGCGTCCCTCCACCTCCTGGCACAGGCCCTCCAACACCTCCTTACCAGGAGCTGGCCCAGCTCCTAGCCCAACCGGAAGTGGGCCTCATCCATCAGTACTGCCAGGGTTACTGGCGCCATGtgccccccaaccccagggaGGCTGCAGGAGCTCTCAGGCCTCCTGAACTCCAGGACCAGAAAAAGCCGAGGAACCGCCGCCACCATCCTCCGGACACATGA
- the Gnat1 gene encoding guanine nucleotide-binding protein G(t) subunit alpha-1: protein MGAGASAEEKHSRELEKKLKEDAEKDARTVKLLLLGAGESGKSTIVKQMKIIHQDGYSLEECLEFIAIIYGNTLQSILAIVRAMTTLNIQYGDSARQDDARKLMHMADTIEEGTMPKEMSDIIQRLWKDSGIQACFDRASEYQLNDSAGYYLSDLERLVTPGYVPTEQDVLRSRVKTTGIIETQFSFKDLNFRMFDVGGQRSERKKWIHCFEGVTCIIFIAALSAYDMVLVEDDEVNRMHESLHLFNSICNHRYFATTSIVLFLNKKDVFSEKIKKAHLSICFPDYDGPNTYDDAGNYIKVQFLELNMRRDVKEIYSHMTCATDTQNVKFVFDAVTDIIIKENLKDCGLF from the exons ATGGGGGCTGGGGCCAGCGCTGAGGAGAAGCACTCCAGAGAGCTGgaaaagaagctgaaagaagatGCTGAGAAGGACGCACGGACCGTGAAGCTGCTGCTTCTGG GTGCCGGTGAATCCGGGAAAAGCACTATTGTCAAGCAGATGAA GATTATCCACCAGGACGGGTATTCGCTGGAAGAATGCCTCGAGTTCATCGCCATCATCTACGGCAACACTCTGCAGTCCATCCTGGCCATTGTGAGGGCTATGACCACGCTCAACATTCAGTACGGAGATTCGGCCcggcag GACGATGCCCGGAAGCTGATGCACATGGCGGATACTATTGAGGAAGGCACAATGCCCAAGGAGATGTCAGACATCATTCAGCGCCTGTGGAAGGACTCCGGTATCCAAGCTTGCTTTGACCGAGCCTCAGAATACCAACTCAATGACTCTGCTGGCTA CTACCTTTCAGACCTAGAGCGTCTGGTGACTCCAGGATACGTGCCCACTGAGCAGGATGTGTTGCGTTCTCGTGTCAAAACCACTGGTATTATCGAGACTCAATTCTCCTTCAAGGACCTCAACTTCAG AATGTTCGATGTGGGCGGGCAGCGTTCCGAGCGCAAAAAGTGGATCCACTGCTTTGAGGGTGTGACGTGCATCATTTTCATCGCTGCGCTGAGCGCTTACGACATGGTGCTGGTGGAGGACGACGAAGTG AACCGAATGCACGAGAGCCTGCACCTGTTCAACAGCATCTGCAATCACCGCTACTTCGCCACGACGTCCATCGTGCTCTTCCTCAACAAGAAGGACGTTTTCTCCGAGAAGATAAAAAAGGCACACCTCAGCATCTGCTTTCCCGATTACGATG GACCTAACACTTACGACGATGCCGGCAACTACATCAAAGTGCAGTTCCTGGAGCTTAACATGCGACGTGATGTGAAGGAGATCTATTCCCACATGACCTGCGCTACCGACACACAGAACGTCAAGTTTGTCTTTGACGCCGTCACcgacattatcatcaaggagaaCCTCAAAGACTGCGGGCTCTTCTGA